TGGCCGCGTCGGTCGGCTGTGCGACGCTGCCGCTCGCGCGACGGCCGAGGGTCGCGATAGCCTTTACCGGCGACGAGTTGACGATGCCGGGCGAGCCGTTGCGTGAAGGCGCAATTTACAATTCGAGCCGGTTCACGCTCGGTGGACTGCTGGCCGCACTCGGCTGCGACGTGACGGATCTTGGTATTGTGCCGGACCGGCTCGATGCGACGCGCGATGTGCTGCGTGAGGCGGCGCTTGCGCATGACCTGATCCTCACCTCCGGTGGTGTATCGGTGGGCGAGGCGGATCACGTGCGGGCCGCGGTGCAGGCTGAAGGTTCGCTGCACCTGTGGCAGATCGCGATGAAGCCGGGCAAGCCGCTTGCATTCGGCACGGTGCGCCGACCGGCAGCTGCGGGGCCATCGTGCGCCGGCGCGCCGCACGACGCGGCGTTCTTCATCGGCTTGCCTGGCAATCCGGTGTCCAGCTTCGTGACGTTCCTGTTGTTTGTGCGTCCGTTCATCCTGCGCCTAGCCGGCACGAGATGCGTCGAGCCTCGTGCGCTGCGCATGCGGGCCGATTTCACGCAAAAGAAGGCGGATCGCCGCAATGAATTCCTGCGCGCGCGGATCAACGAGGCTGGAGGCCTGGACCTGTTCCCGAATCAAAGCTCGGCGGTGCTGACATCGACAGTGTGGGGGGACGGATTGATCGACAATCCCCCTGGGCATGCGATCCAGGCGGGTGAGACGGTGCGTTTCCTGCCATTCTCGACGTTGCTGGCGTAATGGCGTAGCAGCGCGACGGAGAGGGCGCGCGCAGACGAAACAGGTTTTTCAACGGTCAAGGGCAATGAAGATCGAACTGAGGTTTTTTGCAAGTGTGCGCGAGGCAGTTGGCACGGGCGCGGAAACGGTTGACGTACCGGACAGCGTTAACACGGTCGGCGACGTGCGCGCCTGGCTATGCTCGCGCGGCGGCGCGTGGGCAGGCGCACTGGCGGACACACGCCCGCTGCGCATGGCCTGCGACCATGTCATGACCAACCCGGCGACGCGACTGACCGACGGTTGTGAGGTAGCGTTTTTTCCACCCGTCACCGGCGGGTGATGCGGCAGCGGCCGGGCGGGGTACTGCGGAGGATGAGATGACAGTTAGCGTGCAGGCACGCGATTTTGACGTGACGACGGAGCTTGCCCGGCTGCGTGCGCGCAATCCACGCATCGGTGCGGTGGTTAGCTTCGTGGGTACCGTGCGCGAGTTGAGCGACGGCGAGTCAATCAGCGCGTTGGAACTCGAGCATTATCCGGGTATGACCGAACGGGCGCTGGAGGCCATTGTTGCCGAAGCCGAGCGCCGCTGGGCGGGCATCGACGTGTGCGTGGTGCACCGGTACGGTCGGCTCGATGCAGGCGAGCAGATTGTGCTGGTCGCAGTCGCGGCTGCACATCGCGGCGACGCGTTTGCCGCCTGCGAGTTCGTGATGGATTACCTAAAGTCTAACGCGCCTTTTTGGAAAAAGGAGCGCACTGAGCAAGGCGAGCGCTGGGTCGATGCGCGCGCCACCGACGACGCGGCGCTCGCGCGCTGGGGCATTGCGTCGCACAACGCGGCGAAGGGTCCGCGTGCCGACGATCAGTGAGCGGCACCACGCTCGCCGCGGCGCGGCGCGATTCGCTCGAGCAGCGCCTTCTGCTCCGGCGGCACTTGGTATTGCCATCCGAAGCGGCTCAGCTGCAGGCTTTCCGCGATGCGCAGCGCCGGCTCCATCAGCTTGAGCGCTGCGGCGGGCTCGAACAGGTGCTCGACCGTGTCCAGGAACAGGTACAGCCAGCGGTTGAAATGCTCGGGCTCGATACCCTTTAATGGCAGGTGGGCCAATTGCACATTGCCCTTATAGCGTTTGACGCCCAGCGCGATGCTGGCCCAAAAGTCGCACATTTTCGCCAGATGTGGATCCCATGCGTCGCTAATCGCCTGCGCGAAGATCGGTCCCAGCGTGTCGTCTGCCCGCACGCGTGCATAGAAGCGGTGGACTAGCGCATGGATGCCTGCTTCGTCCAGGATGGCAAGGCGGCTCGCCGCGGCGTCGGATTCGGGAATGAACATGATGTCGTGTCGTCAGTAGAGAGAGCGGATTGCAGCGCAGCCTAGCCGAGCTTGACAAGCACATGGTAGCTGAGTTGAGTCAGCCTAGCGTGCCGCTCGCGCACGCGCTAGGCTTGATCACATTGACCCCGGGCGCTTGAAAAGCGCCATTCGGGCCTCAAGATATGGGACAACCAAGGATTGGAGGTCTCGATGAGGATCGACAAACTCACCACGAAGTTCCAAGAAGCGCTTGCGGATGCACAAAGCCTTGCTGTTGGGCGAGACAATCAGTATATCGAGCCGCTGCATGTGCTCGCGGCGCTGCTCGCGCAGCCCGATGGCGCGGCCCGCTCGCTGTTGTCGCGCGCCGGTGTGCATATGCAGGCGCTGCAGGCCGCGCTAGGCGCGGCGTTGGAACGGTTGCCGCAGGTACAAGGCACCGACGGCAACGTACAAGTGAGCCGCGAGTTGAGCGGCTTGTTGAACCAGGCGGACAAGGAAGCGCAGAAGTACAGCGACGCGTATATCGCTAGCGAAATGTTCCTGCTCGCGCTCGCTGATGACAAGGGTGACGCCGGCCGGCTTGCGCGCGAGCATGGCCTGACTCGTAAGGCGCTGGAAGCCGCCGTCGCGGCGGTGCGCGGCAACGCGCAGGTCAACAGCCAGGATGCCGAGAGCCAGCGTGAGGCGCTGAAGAAATACACGGTGGATTTGACCGAGCGCGCGCGCGCCAGCAAGCTCGACCCGGTGATTGGCCGCGACGACGAGATTCGTCGCGCGATCCAGATTCTGCAACGCCGCACGAAGAACAACCCGGTGTTGATCGGTGAGCCAGGCGTGGGCAAGACCGCGATCGTCGAAGGTCTCGCGCAGCGCATCGTCAATGGCGAGGTGCCCGAGACACTGAAAGACAAACGGGTGCTGTCGCTGGATATGGCCGCGCTGCTGGCCGGCGCCAAATATCGCGGCGAATTCGAGGAGCGGCTCAAGGCGGTGCTCAGCGACATTGCGAAGGACGAGGGCCGCACGATCGTGTTCATCGACGAGATTCACACGATGGTCGGTGCAGGCAAAGCGGAAGGCGCGATCGACGCGGGCAACATGCTCAAGCCGGCGCTCGCGCGCGGTGAGTTGCATTGCATCGGCGCGACGACGCTGGATGAATACCGCCGATATATCGAAAAGGACGCGGCGCTTGAGCGGCGCTTCCAGAAAGTGCTGGTCGATGAGCCGTCGGTCGAGGCGACCATTGCGATCCTGCGTGGGTTGCAGGAAAAGTACGAGCTGCATCACAAGGTCGAGATCACGGATCCGGCCATCGTCGCGGCTGCCGAGCTGTCGCACCGCTATATCACCGACCGTTTCCTGCCGGACAAGGCGATCGATTTGATCGACGAGGCGGCGTCCAAGATCAAGATGGAGATCGACTCGAAGCCCGAGGCGATGGACCGGCTCGAGCGTCGGCTGATCCAGCTGAAGATCGAGCGCGAGGCGGTAAAGAAGGAAACCGACGAGGCATCGCAGAAGCGGCTCGGGTTGATCGAGGACGAGATCGCGCGGCTCGAGCGCGAATACGCGGATCTCGAGGAGATTTGGACGGCGGAGAAATCTGCCGTGCAGGGCGGTGCGCACTTGAAGGAAGAGATCGACAAGACTCGCGCGGAAATCGTGCGGCTGTCAGCGCGAGGGCAAGCTGGACAAGGTCGCCGAGTTGCAGTACGGCACGTTGCCGCAGCTGGAGGCGCAACTGAAGGCCGTCACTCAGGCTGAGGCCGGTACGCCCAAGAACGATAAGCCGCGGTTGCTGCGCACACAGGTGGGCGCCGAGGAGATCGCCGAGGTCGTATCGCGCGCCACTGGCATCCCGGTTGCGCGGATGATGCAGGGCGAGCGCGAAAAGCTGCTGCAAATTGAGGCGAAGTTGCATGAACGCGTGGTTGGCCAGGATGAGGCGATCAGTGCGGTGGCCGACGCGATTCGCCGTTCGCGGGCAGGCTTGGCCGACCCGAACCGGCCTTATGGCTCGTTCCTGTTCCTCGGCCCGACGGGGGTCGGCAAGACCGAGTTGTGCAAGGCGCTGGCGGCGTTCCTGTTCGATACCGAGGACCACTTGATCCGCATCGACATGAGCGAATTCATGGAGAAGCACAGCGTCGCGCGGCTGATCGGCGCGCCGCCTGGCTATGTGGGCTACGAGGAAGGTGGCTACTTGACCGAGACCGTGCGGCGCAAGCCGTACAGCGTGATCCTGCTCGATGAGATCGAGAAGGCGCACCCGGACGTGTTCAACGTGCTGCTGCAGGTACTCGACGACGGCCGCATGACCGATGGCCAGGGCCGTACGGTGGATTTCAAGAACACCGTGATTGTGATGACGTCGAATCTCGGCTCGCAGCAGATCCAGTCGATGGTCGGCGAGCCTCATGCGGCGGTGCGCGATGCGGTCTGGGAAGAGGTCAAGCAGTATTTCCGCCCCGAGTTCCTGAATCGGATCGATGAGGTCGTCG
This sequence is a window from Mycetohabitans rhizoxinica HKI 454. Protein-coding genes within it:
- the moaD gene encoding molybdopterin converting factor subunit 1, giving the protein MKIELRFFASVREAVGTGAETVDVPDSVNTVGDVRAWLCSRGGAWAGALADTRPLRMACDHVMTNPATRLTDGCEVAFFPPVTGG
- a CDS encoding molybdenum cofactor biosynthesis protein MoaE, translated to MTVSVQARDFDVTTELARLRARNPRIGAVVSFVGTVRELSDGESISALELEHYPGMTERALEAIVAEAERRWAGIDVCVVHRYGRLDAGEQIVLVAVAAAHRGDAFAACEFVMDYLKSNAPFWKKERTEQGERWVDARATDDAALARWGIASHNAAKGPRADDQ
- a CDS encoding group III truncated hemoglobin, with the translated sequence MFIPESDAAASRLAILDEAGIHALVHRFYARVRADDTLGPIFAQAISDAWDPHLAKMCDFWASIALGVKRYKGNVQLAHLPLKGIEPEHFNRWLYLFLDTVEHLFEPAAALKLMEPALRIAESLQLSRFGWQYQVPPEQKALLERIAPRRGERGAAH